The following coding sequences lie in one Arachis hypogaea cultivar Tifrunner chromosome 9, arahy.Tifrunner.gnm2.J5K5, whole genome shotgun sequence genomic window:
- the LOC112711544 gene encoding uncharacterized protein: MTKTTTEIVVAQDNTQQPPQQPPPQLPHFPNLFAFLPKFNLQLPFLNLPPPKPKNADTPNADAAGDGAKEENKSSNNTKPGFVRFPKSEVVALPHLEAEVEESTVKTSNPFLLWQVYALGALFISSWVWARWNERKAQGKSPNDGRAEGSHSDDSRRSSDDSNN, translated from the exons ATGACCAAAACGACCACCGAAATTGTCGTCGCTCAAGACAACACACAACAACCGCcgcaacaaccaccaccacagcTACCACACTTTCCCAACCTCTTCGCTTTCTTACCCAAGTTCAACCTTCAACTTCCCTTCCTCAACCTACCACCGCCTAAGCCAAAGAACGCGGACACTCCTAACGCCGACGCCGCTGGCGATGGAGCCAAGGAGGAGAACAAGTCTTCCAACAACACCAAGCCAGGGTTCGTACGGTTCCCCAAATCGGAGGTGGTTGCTCTTCCACACCTTGAGGCTGAGGTTGAAGAATCTACCGTCAAGACTTCCAATCCTTTTCTCCTCTGGCAG GTTTATGCATTAGGAGCATTATTCATTTCAAGTTGGGTTTGGGCAAGGTGGAATGAGAGGAAGGCGCAGGGTAAGTCTCCCAATGATGGGAGGGCTGAAGGAAGCCATTCCGATGATAGTCGTCGTTCTTCCGACGACAGCAATAATTAA